One genomic region from Serinus canaria isolate serCan28SL12 chromosome 7, serCan2020, whole genome shotgun sequence encodes:
- the WIPF1 gene encoding WAS/WASL-interacting protein family member 1 isoform X2, producing the protein MPVPPPPAPPPPPTLALANTEKPSLSRSEQAGRNALLSDITKGKKLKKTVTNDRSAPILDKPKGSVGGGGGGFGGGGSGSSGSFGGGSGGSFGGGGPPGLGGLFQAGMPKLRCTASRDADAGGGRPPVLPPGGRSAAAKPFSPPSGPPRFPGPPSGPRTAAPDPQRSRVPPPRPDGGSKPEAAPPPVPSTPRPIASSLHNRGSPPVPGLSRQPSLGPSPPPFPGSRAAGSAAPLRQPGPGAPSPFSGRPPLPPTPGRPAEDKPPPPPPPPAGHRPPAAREASLPPPPPQNSKPPVPAAPRPALGAPAPPLPPGRPGPPPVPPVPAGGDEMPRLPQRNISLGSCPAPGGGRSGPLPPPPGERPPPPVRDPPGRSGPLPPPPPISRNGSTSRALPSTPQLPSRAGLDSQRGGPRPPLPPDRPGSAAPPPPPPPSAAVRNGFQDPDEWESRFSFHPISDLPPPEPYVPMNRSYPSKLARNDSRGGSVRKERGAPPLPPIPR; encoded by the exons ATGCCTGTGcctccccctccagctccccctCCACCCCCAACACTGGCCTTG gcaAATACTGAAAAGCCATCCCTAAGCAGGTCAGAACAGGCAGGGCGAAATGCTCTATTATCTGATattaccaaaggaaaaaagctcaaGAAGACTGTTACTAATGACAGAAGTGCTCCAATTCTTGACA AACCCAAAGGATCTGTTGGAGGTGGCGGCGGTGGCTTtggaggaggtggcagtggcagcagtgggagttttggtggtggcagtggtggcagcttCGGTGGCGGTGGACCACCTGGCCTGGGAGGCCTTTTTCAAGCAGGAATGCCAAAGCTCAGATGCACTGCAAGTCGAGATGCTG ACGCCGGGGGAGGCCGGCCGCCCGTCCTGCCGCCCGGAggccgctccgccgccgccaAGCCCTTCTCCCCGCCGAGCGGCCCGCCGCGCTTCCCGGGGCCGCCCTCGGGGCCGCGCACCGCCGCCCCGGACCCGCAGAGGAGCCGCGTGCCACCGCCGAGGCCCGACGGCGGCTCGAAGCCCGAGGCGGCGCCGCCGCCGGTGCCCAGCACGCCCCGGCCCATCGCCTCCAGCTTGCACAACCGGGGCTCGCCGCCGGTGCCGGGGCTGAGCCGGCAGCCCAGCTTGGGGCCCTCGCCTCCGCCCTTCCCGGGCAGCCGGGCCGCGGGGTCGGCCGCGCCCCTCCGGCAGCCGGGCCCCGGCGCGCCGTCCCCCTTCTCGGGccggccgccgctgccgcccACCCCGGGCCGGCCGGCCGAGGACAAaccgccgcccccgccgccgccccccgccgggCACcggccgcccgccgcccgcgaGGCGTctctgccgccgccgccgccgcagaACAGCAAACCGCCCgtgcccgccgccccccggcccgCCCTCGGCGCCCCGGCGCCCCCGCTGCCCCCCGGCaggccggggccgcccccggtCCCGCCCGTCCCCGCCGGCGGCGACGAGATGCCGCGGCTGCCGCAGAGGAACATCTCGCTGGGGTCGTGCCCGGCGCCCGGCGGGGGCCGCTCCGGACCGCTGCCCCCGCCGCCCGGAGAGAGACCGCCGCCGCCCGTCAGAGACCCGCCCGGCCGCTCAG GCCCGCTCCCACCGCCTCCTCCCATAAGCAGGAATGGAAGCACCTCGAGGGCTTTGCCCAGCACTCCGCAGCTGCCCTcccgggcagggctggacagccAGAGGGGCGGGCCACGACCGCCGCTTCCCCCCGACCGGCCCGGCtcggcagcgccgccgccgccaccgccaccTTCGGCGGCTGTCAGAAACGGCTTCCAGGATCCAG ATGAATGggaaagcagattttcttttcatccgATATCTGATTTGCCACCTCCAGAGCCATATGTACCCATGAACAGAAGTTATCCCAGTAAACTAGCAAGAAATGACAGTAGAG gTGGTTCTGTCCGAAAAGAAAGAGGTGCCCCCCCGCTCCCGCCTATACCGAGGTGA
- the WIPF1 gene encoding WAS/WASL-interacting protein family member 1 isoform X1 encodes MPVPPPPAPPPPPTLALANTEKPSLSRSEQAGRNALLSDITKGKKLKKTVTNDRSAPILDKPKGSVGGGGGGFGGGGSGSSGSFGGGSGGSFGGGGPPGLGGLFQAGMPKLRCTASRDADAGGGRPPVLPPGGRSAAAKPFSPPSGPPRFPGPPSGPRTAAPDPQRSRVPPPRPDGGSKPEAAPPPVPSTPRPIASSLHNRGSPPVPGLSRQPSLGPSPPPFPGSRAAGSAAPLRQPGPGAPSPFSGRPPLPPTPGRPAEDKPPPPPPPPAGHRPPAAREASLPPPPPQNSKPPVPAAPRPALGAPAPPLPPGRPGPPPVPPVPAGGDEMPRLPQRNISLGSCPAPGGGRSGPLPPPPGERPPPPVRDPPGRSGPLPPPPPISRNGSTSRALPSTPQLPSRAGLDSQRGGPRPPLPPDRPGSAAPPPPPPPSAAVRNGFQDPGDDEWESRFSFHPISDLPPPEPYVPMNRSYPSKLARNDSRGGSVRKERGAPPLPPIPR; translated from the exons ATGCCTGTGcctccccctccagctccccctCCACCCCCAACACTGGCCTTG gcaAATACTGAAAAGCCATCCCTAAGCAGGTCAGAACAGGCAGGGCGAAATGCTCTATTATCTGATattaccaaaggaaaaaagctcaaGAAGACTGTTACTAATGACAGAAGTGCTCCAATTCTTGACA AACCCAAAGGATCTGTTGGAGGTGGCGGCGGTGGCTTtggaggaggtggcagtggcagcagtgggagttttggtggtggcagtggtggcagcttCGGTGGCGGTGGACCACCTGGCCTGGGAGGCCTTTTTCAAGCAGGAATGCCAAAGCTCAGATGCACTGCAAGTCGAGATGCTG ACGCCGGGGGAGGCCGGCCGCCCGTCCTGCCGCCCGGAggccgctccgccgccgccaAGCCCTTCTCCCCGCCGAGCGGCCCGCCGCGCTTCCCGGGGCCGCCCTCGGGGCCGCGCACCGCCGCCCCGGACCCGCAGAGGAGCCGCGTGCCACCGCCGAGGCCCGACGGCGGCTCGAAGCCCGAGGCGGCGCCGCCGCCGGTGCCCAGCACGCCCCGGCCCATCGCCTCCAGCTTGCACAACCGGGGCTCGCCGCCGGTGCCGGGGCTGAGCCGGCAGCCCAGCTTGGGGCCCTCGCCTCCGCCCTTCCCGGGCAGCCGGGCCGCGGGGTCGGCCGCGCCCCTCCGGCAGCCGGGCCCCGGCGCGCCGTCCCCCTTCTCGGGccggccgccgctgccgcccACCCCGGGCCGGCCGGCCGAGGACAAaccgccgcccccgccgccgccccccgccgggCACcggccgcccgccgcccgcgaGGCGTctctgccgccgccgccgccgcagaACAGCAAACCGCCCgtgcccgccgccccccggcccgCCCTCGGCGCCCCGGCGCCCCCGCTGCCCCCCGGCaggccggggccgcccccggtCCCGCCCGTCCCCGCCGGCGGCGACGAGATGCCGCGGCTGCCGCAGAGGAACATCTCGCTGGGGTCGTGCCCGGCGCCCGGCGGGGGCCGCTCCGGACCGCTGCCCCCGCCGCCCGGAGAGAGACCGCCGCCGCCCGTCAGAGACCCGCCCGGCCGCTCAG GCCCGCTCCCACCGCCTCCTCCCATAAGCAGGAATGGAAGCACCTCGAGGGCTTTGCCCAGCACTCCGCAGCTGCCCTcccgggcagggctggacagccAGAGGGGCGGGCCACGACCGCCGCTTCCCCCCGACCGGCCCGGCtcggcagcgccgccgccgccaccgccaccTTCGGCGGCTGTCAGAAACGGCTTCCAGGATCCAGGTGATG ATGAATGggaaagcagattttcttttcatccgATATCTGATTTGCCACCTCCAGAGCCATATGTACCCATGAACAGAAGTTATCCCAGTAAACTAGCAAGAAATGACAGTAGAG gTGGTTCTGTCCGAAAAGAAAGAGGTGCCCCCCCGCTCCCGCCTATACCGAGGTGA